In the Solibacillus sp. FSL K6-1523 genome, one interval contains:
- a CDS encoding S1C family serine protease, which yields MNENPKQEELTEEEFLELVLEEQEKALAKAREQRLNPTRQKSKKQKPIVRIFVWLIALSLVFNTFAVIFNMYSIPAIEFLRVSSQLSGQDTIQTYKKAVVTINTQDSKGTGFGISSDGYILTNEHVIDDALSISVTFPDGQIYEAQVVEAYEQFDLALLKIEGEELPYLKLAKSSQFEAKEHVYFIGNPLYFSGIANEGKLLDYTAASSIDTEVIMMDAPVYKGNSGSPVINKAGEVIGVVFATGKRDPFGKVGLFIPIEAVHEHFSAFLP from the coding sequence ATGAATGAAAATCCAAAGCAAGAAGAGCTAACAGAAGAGGAGTTTTTAGAACTCGTGTTAGAGGAACAGGAAAAAGCACTCGCCAAGGCTCGAGAGCAACGATTAAACCCAACACGCCAAAAATCGAAAAAACAAAAACCGATTGTGCGGATTTTTGTTTGGTTAATCGCCCTTTCACTCGTTTTTAATACATTTGCCGTTATTTTTAATATGTATTCCATTCCTGCCATTGAATTTTTACGTGTTTCCAGTCAATTATCAGGGCAGGATACAATTCAAACATATAAAAAAGCCGTCGTGACAATCAATACACAAGATAGTAAGGGAACGGGTTTTGGCATTTCTTCAGATGGCTATATATTAACGAATGAGCATGTCATTGATGATGCTTTATCCATTAGTGTTACATTCCCGGATGGACAAATTTATGAAGCCCAGGTTGTCGAAGCGTACGAACAATTTGATTTAGCGTTATTAAAAATTGAGGGTGAAGAGCTTCCATATTTGAAACTTGCGAAGTCGAGCCAATTTGAAGCGAAGGAACATGTTTATTTTATTGGAAACCCACTGTATTTTAGCGGCATTGCCAATGAAGGGAAACTGTTGGACTATACTGCTGCATCCTCGATTGACACGGAAGTCATTATGATGGATGCGCCCGTTTATAAAGGAAATAGCGGTAGTCCTGTAATAAATAAGGCTGGAGAAGTCATTGGTGTCGTATTTGCTACGGGTAAGCGCGACCCATTTGGAAAGGTCGGGTTATTTATTCCAATTGAAGCCGTTCACGAACATTTCTCGGCATTTCTACCGTAG
- a CDS encoding NAD(P)-dependent malic enzyme yields MDLMKKSLEMHEHFGGKMEIRSKVPVQDKYDLSLAYSPGVAAPCLEIEKNPSTVYDYTMKGNLVAIVTDGTAVLGLGDIGPEAALPVMEGKALLLKRFANVDAVPVCLATKDVDEIVQVVKAISPTYGGINLEDISAPRCFEIEDRLRAECNIPVFHDDQHGTAIVVGAGLINAVKIVKKNVKDMKVVINGAGAAGIAILRILIQMGYTNVIMCDTKGIIYEGRKEGMNPIKDQVANLTNPYQLRGSLSEALVGADVFIGVSVADLLTEAHIQSMAADPIIFALANPNPEVTPENAKKWGARIIGTGRSDHANQINNMLAFPGIFRGALDVRATDINETMKLAAVEAIASLVTEKELHEDFIVPSSMDERVAGVVAKAVGSAAIESGVSVLFQQPDVVKQTLAI; encoded by the coding sequence ATGGATTTAATGAAAAAATCACTAGAAATGCACGAACACTTTGGAGGAAAGATGGAAATCCGTTCGAAAGTTCCTGTTCAAGACAAATACGACTTAAGTTTAGCTTATTCACCTGGAGTTGCAGCACCGTGCTTAGAAATTGAGAAAAATCCTTCAACGGTGTATGACTATACGATGAAAGGGAATTTAGTAGCCATTGTTACGGATGGTACAGCGGTATTAGGGCTAGGAGATATTGGACCTGAGGCAGCGTTACCAGTCATGGAAGGGAAGGCGTTATTATTAAAACGTTTTGCTAATGTCGATGCTGTGCCAGTGTGCTTAGCAACAAAAGATGTGGACGAAATTGTGCAAGTAGTCAAGGCGATTTCACCTACATATGGTGGGATTAATTTAGAGGATATTTCAGCGCCACGTTGCTTTGAGATTGAGGATCGCTTACGTGCAGAATGTAATATCCCTGTGTTTCATGATGATCAACATGGTACGGCCATTGTAGTAGGGGCAGGGTTGATTAATGCTGTAAAAATTGTGAAGAAAAATGTGAAGGATATGAAAGTTGTTATTAATGGTGCCGGCGCGGCAGGCATTGCCATTTTACGTATTTTAATTCAAATGGGTTATACGAATGTCATTATGTGTGACACAAAAGGAATCATCTATGAAGGGCGTAAAGAGGGGATGAACCCGATTAAAGACCAAGTAGCGAACTTAACAAACCCGTATCAATTACGTGGCAGCTTAAGTGAAGCGTTAGTTGGCGCAGATGTATTTATTGGTGTATCTGTGGCGGATCTTTTAACGGAGGCGCATATTCAATCAATGGCTGCAGATCCGATTATTTTTGCCTTGGCGAACCCGAATCCAGAAGTAACACCAGAAAATGCAAAGAAATGGGGCGCTCGAATTATTGGAACAGGTCGCTCAGATCATGCCAATCAAATTAACAATATGCTAGCATTCCCAGGTATTTTCCGAGGTGCATTAGACGTTCGTGCAACAGATATTAATGAAACGATGAAGTTAGCAGCGGTTGAAGCGATTGCATCATTAGTGACAGAAAAGGAACTGCATGAAGACTTTATCGTGCCAAGCTCAATGGATGAAAGAGTGGCTGGTGTCGTTGCAAAAGCAGTTGGTTCAGCTGCGATTGAATCGGGTGTATCCGTGTTATTCCAACAGCCAGATGTCGTTAAACAAACGCTCGCAATTTAA
- the pepF gene encoding oligoendopeptidase F translates to MSTIQRNEVAIDETWNLEDIFNSEQAFEDAIREVESYVDQAVTTLTGNITDAQSVVKAIAANETMNEMLVKIGTYANLSHSVEQTNSDHQMRAAKVGQLAATIATKLSFVKSDLLALDEAILKEAQELNPTFANYIDKLLIQKPYQLHPEAEKALAAFGASFSAPYELYNTTKLVDMNFPHFEVDGEQFPLSYNSFEGDWELESDTTKRHAAFDAFYTKLSDYQHTTAKTYNTHLKMEKTKSDLRGYPTIFDSLLQSQEVDRTLYDRQIDLIMNELAPHMRRYAKLLQKTHQLEKMTFADLKISLDPTFEPKITVEQSRQYMKEGLAVMGEDYSNMLDRSFDERWIDFAQNAGKSTGAFCSSPYGVHPYVLISWTSRMNEVFVLAHELGHAGHFYLSNEAQNIFNARPSLYFIEAPSTMNEMLMANHLLKNSTDPRFKRWVISTIISRTYYHNFVTHLLEAAYQRKVYEIIDAGGNVNAPKLNELKREILEQFWGDTVEVNEGAELTWMRQPHYYMGLYPYTYSAGLTISTQVSQRILNGDENAVADWIDVLKSGGTKTPVELAKMAGVDITTEKPLHDTIAFIGDMITQLEQLTEELVHS, encoded by the coding sequence ATGTCAACAATTCAACGTAATGAAGTAGCGATTGATGAAACTTGGAATTTAGAGGATATTTTTAACAGTGAACAAGCCTTTGAAGATGCAATTCGTGAAGTAGAATCGTATGTCGATCAAGCTGTAACAACATTAACAGGTAACATTACAGATGCTCAAAGTGTTGTGAAAGCTATCGCAGCAAATGAAACAATGAACGAAATGTTAGTGAAAATCGGGACATATGCTAATCTTTCACATAGCGTGGAACAAACAAACTCTGACCATCAAATGCGCGCGGCAAAAGTTGGTCAACTTGCGGCAACAATTGCGACGAAATTATCATTCGTAAAAAGTGATTTACTCGCGTTGGATGAAGCGATTCTAAAAGAAGCACAGGAATTAAATCCAACTTTTGCGAATTATATCGACAAGCTACTTATTCAAAAGCCATATCAATTGCATCCAGAAGCTGAAAAAGCGTTGGCAGCATTCGGCGCATCATTTAGCGCTCCGTATGAACTTTACAATACAACAAAGCTAGTAGATATGAATTTCCCTCATTTCGAAGTAGACGGCGAACAATTCCCGCTGAGCTATAATTCATTCGAGGGGGATTGGGAGCTTGAATCCGATACAACTAAGCGTCATGCAGCATTCGATGCTTTTTATACGAAATTAAGCGACTACCAACATACAACGGCGAAAACATACAATACCCATTTAAAAATGGAGAAAACGAAATCAGATTTACGTGGCTATCCTACGATATTTGATTCTTTGCTTCAATCGCAAGAGGTCGATCGTACGTTATATGATCGTCAAATCGATTTAATTATGAACGAGCTAGCACCGCATATGCGCCGTTATGCAAAACTTTTACAAAAAACGCATCAACTTGAAAAAATGACGTTTGCAGATTTAAAAATTTCTTTAGACCCTACATTTGAACCGAAAATTACAGTAGAACAGTCACGTCAATATATGAAGGAAGGCTTAGCTGTGATGGGAGAAGATTACAGCAATATGCTAGATCGTTCATTTGATGAGCGCTGGATTGACTTTGCTCAAAACGCAGGAAAATCAACTGGCGCCTTTTGCTCAAGCCCATACGGCGTGCACCCTTATGTATTAATTTCATGGACGAGCCGCATGAATGAAGTGTTTGTACTAGCCCATGAACTCGGCCATGCAGGTCACTTCTATTTATCAAATGAAGCGCAAAATATTTTTAACGCTCGCCCTTCTTTATATTTCATTGAAGCACCTTCAACAATGAATGAAATGCTAATGGCGAACCATTTATTAAAAAATTCTACAGATCCACGCTTTAAACGTTGGGTCATTTCAACAATCATTAGCCGCACATATTATCATAATTTCGTTACGCATTTACTAGAGGCAGCGTATCAACGTAAAGTGTATGAAATCATTGATGCAGGTGGTAATGTGAATGCACCAAAATTAAATGAATTAAAGCGTGAAATATTAGAGCAATTCTGGGGAGATACAGTCGAAGTGAACGAAGGTGCTGAGCTCACTTGGATGCGTCAACCACACTATTATATGGGGCTTTATCCATATACGTACTCTGCTGGTTTAACAATTTCTACACAAGTGTCACAACGTATTTTAAATGGCGATGAAAATGCTGTTGCCGATTGGATTGACGTATTAAAATCGGGTGGCACAAAAACACCAGTAGAACTTGCAAAAATGGCAGGTGTCGACATTACAACGGAAAAACCTTTGCATGATACAATCGCATTTATCGGTGATATGATTACACAATTAGAGCAGTTGACGGAAGAATTAGTTCATTCATGA